In Providencia hangzhouensis, the DNA window TGTAATTTTTTAGAGCCCAGGGTACGGCGCACAATTGCAGGACGGTTATTGGCTAACGTTGGTTTATGGACATAAAACTCGTCTGGATTCACGGCGCCTTGCACCACCATCTCACCTAAACCATACGCAGAGGTAATAAATACGACTTGGTCGAAGCCCGATTCAGTATCAATCGTAAACATAACACCCGATGAGGCTAAATCTGAACGTACCATGCGTTGAACGCCCGCGGACAGTGCTACACCGCGGTGATCATAACCTTGGTGAACACGATATGAAATCGCACGGTCATTAAACAATGAAGCAAAAACGTGTTTAATCGCAACTAATACAGCGTCAATTCCTTGAACGTTAAGGAATGTTTCCTGTTGCCCTGCAAACGAAGCGTCAGGCATGTCCTCAGCAGTTGCCGATGAGCGGACAGCAAATGAAGCTTCCGCTTCACCTTCTGACAGTTGTGCGAAAGCATCACGAATATCTTGTTCCAACTCCTTCGTCAATGGTGTATCAATCACCCATTGACGGATCTGAGCACCTGCTACAGCCAGTTGGTTCACATCATCAATATCCGTTTCATCTAGCAGGTTATAAATGCGTTGATTTACACCGCTCTGCTCCAGAAAATCATTAAACGCCTGTGCGGTTGTCGCGAAACCGTTAGGTACGGATACTCCCAGATCAGATAAGTTAGTGATCATTTCACCGAGAGAAGCATTTTTGCCCCCGACACGGTCAACATCATTCATCCCTAATTGGTTATACCAAAGTACATTACACGGAGTGAGGCCATTTGTGGACATTGAAAGCGATCCTTTTATAGCAATTTAGTGACAGAGTACAAATCGTAAAAAATCTCGTTGGCGAAATTTCGCCTCGTGAAATAGACTAGCACAGACGCTAAGAGAAGATGGACTGGTGAATCGTTCCATCACTGAAGAAAACTTTTTTGTTCTAAAAATCGTTCAAAAAATGGCTATAGTTTCCCCTATAAACTAATTTTTAAACTTTAAACAAAGATAATATTTCCCAATATCCAGTGATAAATACAATAGAGACGAATAATGATGAGCGAATTAGGAGCAATGAATAATATGGTAAGCCAAGTTCAACGTACTGTTTTTTTTATTTCTGATGGAACAGCGATAACCGCTGAAACTTTGGGGCACGCCGTACTTTCTCAATTTCCTCTGTCATTTATTTCTTATACTCTGCCGTTTGTAACAAGCGAAGCTCGTGCACATGAAATTAAGCAAAAAATAGATATTATCTTCGAAGAAACCCAGTTGCGTCCTTTAGTGTTCTATTCGATTATCTCCCCTGAAGTTAAGCAAATCATTACCCAGAGTGCAGGTTTTTGCCAAGATATCGTCCAAAGTCTAGTCGCCCCAATTCAGAAGGAAGTCGGCCTAGAACCTGAGCCAAAACTCAACCGAACCCATGGCCTATCCATGCAAAATATGAATCAATATGATGCACGTATAGCTGCTATTGAATACACACTGGCTCACGACGATGGGATTTCTTTACGAAATTTAGACCAAGCTCAAGTGATACTAAT includes these proteins:
- the ppsR gene encoding posphoenolpyruvate synthetase regulatory kinase/phosphorylase PpsR, encoding MMSELGAMNNMVSQVQRTVFFISDGTAITAETLGHAVLSQFPLSFISYTLPFVTSEARAHEIKQKIDIIFEETQLRPLVFYSIISPEVKQIITQSAGFCQDIVQSLVAPIQKEVGLEPEPKLNRTHGLSMQNMNQYDARIAAIEYTLAHDDGISLRNLDQAQVILIGVSRCGKTPTSLYLAMQFGIQAANYPFTADDMDNLQLPAALRPYTHKLFGLTISPERLAAIREERRENSRYASIRQCRIEIAEVEALFRQNKINYLNTTNYSVEEISAKVIDTMGLQRRIF